The DNA region tttataaaatgtttttaatttagttataaacatcgtgaattatttagtgattttatttagagatttaattgagaaatttagtaattgagcgagtataatttattcagtgaatttatttagaaaatgtttgctctgaatatatagtgagaatgaagaacagaaagaggtctcgagCTAGTGAGGATGCGGGGCCTACagaggatagacaccggcgattacatgcttctagccggcgcggcgatcatgctgcGACCTCTCACGCGgttgaggcttcagctccagctccagttgattctatgcagtcgcccatggtagaggcttcagctccagctccagttgaGCCTACTGATCCAGTTCctactccgccgtctcccatggtTGAGGTACCTCGCCATGAGTCACcaggcgaggagtcatcaggcgagtcgTCATCCGGCGATGAGTCATCCGGCGATGAGTCATCCGACGAGGAGTCATCCGGCGAGGAGGGGTCATatgacgaggatagtattcctcctcctgatgttgatgctgatgtcgtgccagaggcacagggtggcgaggaggacctgatccagaggttgccgccgtttccgggggggcctgttgatctgtcgcttctcacgcattatgctgatcacaaggctccctggacgtggcatgcactcctacgcacagacgagcggtatgtggaccgtcgacacttgagggtggccacagctggggggaaggtttggaaccttgcttgtgatggtgattcagacagtcacaggagggttcgagagttgattgagcagacgggtcttcatcagctaccctggTGCAGCTACTCGGAGACAGATGCAGGCCtcattttggcccttgtggagcgatggcatgaggagactagtagcttccacatgccgtttggggagatgaccatcaccctggacgacgtgtcggctcttctccatctcccaatggggtcgaggttctatacgcctgggaggggggagagggacgagtgtgcagcgctatgtgctgagttgatgggaggatctgttgctcgttatcatgctgagtttgataagaacaggagccagactattcgctttggggtcttgcagacccTGTATGATGCTGCGTTGGagggtatgtcttaattattacttgattaaatagtatctattattattgtattgttattaACTGTTAActcaattcatttcattgtagagcaccgatatgaggacgctgcacggatttggctggtgaaccagctaggcgcgacgctctttgctagcaagagcggtGGATACCACACGACCGTCTACTGGATAGGTATGTTGCAGGATCTCGGTCGAGTGtccgagtacgcgtggggcgcgattgcgctcgctacgttgtacgaccagcttgATCGAGCGTccgagtacgcgtggggtgcgattgcgctcgctacgGTGCACCTGCAGAGggcgctcgtggaggcagagctcgtggacctagaggtcggaggggtggcggtaggggtggcggtaggggtcggggcgagtgactgtatatttgtatatatttttttgtgtacttttatattatgacatgtgacgACATTGTATGGACTCTTTTTATATTAACCACGCTTTCTATTTCCACCTATTATGTTTagactcttataatgaaaaataacCTGTATAACTACACCGTGAATAATGAAAGGCAAGATAAGTAACATAAGGCCCATCAATATACCAATGACCATCAAATTACTATTATTAAAAGCAGCAATGAACAACATAAGGGCAAGGCCCATCAgattaatattacagagcgtttacaaatgaatattaCACAAAGTGTGGTGTCAGTCTGTggtgatgtctacatagctttggtgactaagaggaacaccaaaagtaacaaaccaAGCTTCCAATTCTGATGTGAACCTGTGTAAACGTGTAACATATGGGACGCACCAGCTTACTGATATAGGATCAACATACCGTTCccactggagagcaattggcggcatagaatgtccaggagttagatggagctacattatagagaataacaataaaattagataacttacaAATACAACAAATTAATTCACAAACTGGATATTAGTGTACGcaataaaaaaatacctgtacaaagtgatttatcacatgacCAACAGCTATAACACGATGTACAGGAGGTGGACCTTCTCCTCTTAGTGGAAGGTATGACCAACAACCCTGAGAAGAGATGGATATGAAAACCacttggaacctggttgctacaaggtatcccatctctggcagttgcatccatttatcctcggtagccggatgaccaggaggaagagtgagtcgagaatgtaaggcattaaccacatgtctggaccacatttcatcatacaaTCCTCTGTGTCGTTCAAGTTCGTCTATCAACGCTTCCCTAACACATGGCCAACCTTCCTCACCTGATGGTAGTCCCAGTAATGCAGCAATGactctatagccacagttaccatcgtcctcaacattctgaactgtgtgtatatatgggtggaaaaaggatggaaaatgacccatgaaatagcttgtatcagacttcttcacacgcttcttcttctttggtggttgcGAAGCCTTCTTTGCCTCTTTGATCTCCCTATCAACATGCTCAAAAcctgaaggatcacgagtcaaggatcctattgctttaACCTTGGGTGGTTTTCTTTCGTTCGCCTTAAGAGTGCGCTTGGACCTTATCTGAACCTCAGGAGTACAAAgtgaactgctttcaggacaatagatagcttgaagcttcctccttaccatactctgccctccagtatccaaagaactgaaataatgtgtcaatgcctcaacttctggttgcatatctccatggttcatgccgcaaatatggttgctgatagtatctgcaacaggttcaggtacatgctcccaactcagtctcttccagaatggatgaattgactcatatggaattctttcataacctgcaagttcacaaaagtgtcactttcaataacaaatagaattaattgacaagagagtggttgaccggtgacctgcaagttcacaaccgcaaggtagtccatgagtctctctcaacaagcaatcgcatccgccataggacttcattcttatatgttcatcgtcgatgagctgcaggcatttgtttgacacaaatcctctaatatttgtgtaaaatgggaacatgaaaatgtgatcaattctgtgaatactgcgctcaaacgatgctaatatttcagtatgtcgattacatgtcaaactatgcgacgcatcccaagaagtggctaggtcacccttgcaatcccgcaacatcttcttcaaactggcatgtgcaccctcagccctgcaaacaacaaacagatatcttattaactctccaatgtaaacaatctatcaaatgaaaaacatataacaaggcataaattaagctcatataatttttgtacctgttacttgttgttgttccaaagtgcatcacatgatttgtccatgccttggcaaatttttccttgtggaccaaccatgtagtagaacaataggaggtaaagttgctgtatttgtccttgcacatattaaacaattgcatccattgaacttcaaattcttcaactgttgcagcatccaccacctctccccacttccccataaccaattcagcaaaatcatctgtaccaacatagagtttgcactttgccaaaacacacttgttgatgtgccacaagcataataaatggatggtgttgggaaggctttgcttagcagcactcaataaggcaagatccctgtcagtaacaatcaccttaggcaacatggcttgatcagctaatagagacttcatacactccagtgcccaaacgtagtcatctgtgccctcattaacaatgtagcaaaaggctatggagtatgtcttatctgtggaagtcagtccaacaatctcaagcaatggaattttatatttgtttgtcttgtatgtgcaatccataatcactacatatggaaatgtgttgaacagtttgatagcatttggatgagcccaaaatacatccctaatgacttccgatccaggctcatgtctttcaaagtggacgtacttgtcaccgtccaacttcttcaacaagtgttgcatttctgtcaatgacccgcggagggattttcttaacctcttgcaagcaccataaatctgagatatggtagtcaagtttaaaggattgttttccttcaaagtcaacaacatctttctcggtggaacccaactctttgacattttttccacttgctccttctcttcggaatttagacgaccaacaaaattgtggccaagtagtgacctagctggttcatggttgtgtgtaccttccatcacctttagccgccaatctctatctatgccatttttcataggtcgtccttttagtctaaaaggacattctgtcttttgtgttctcgttccttcaacaaggtcagggtctctgtagggaacatacttaccatgct from Lotus japonicus ecotype B-129 chromosome 2, LjGifu_v1.2 includes:
- the LOC130736771 gene encoding protein MAIN-LIKE 1-like, with protein sequence MKNRKRSRASEDAGPTEDRHRRLHASSRRGDHAATSHAVEASAPAPVDSMQSPMVEASAPAPVEPTDPVPTPPSPMVEVPRHESPGEESSGESSSGDESSGDESSDEESSGEEGSYDEDSIPPPDVDADVVPEAQGGEEDLIQRLPPFPGGPVDLSLLTHYADHKAPWTWHALLRTDERYVDRRHLRVATAGGKVWNLACDGDSDSHRRVRELIEQTGLHQLPWCSYSETDAGLILALVERWHEETSSFHMPFGEMTITLDDVSALLHLPMGSRFYTPGRGERDECAALCAELMGGSVARYHAEFDKNRSQTIRFGVLQTLYDAALEEHRYEDAARIWLVNQLGATLFASKSGGYHTTVYWIGMLQDLGRVSEYAWGTLIMKNNLYNYTVNNERQDK
- the LOC130738636 gene encoding PKS-NRPS hybrid synthetase cheA-like, with the translated sequence MTESFLFHESQLIEVGLNNAQPEEVPPPAFVPPCISIDVSHLFTTDQIFPTRDDLINWVHGIAIENGYVVLITKSDSGGNGSRKAYVMLGCEKHGKYVPYRDPDLVEGTRTQKTECPFRLKGRPMKNGIDRDWRLKVMEGTHNHEPARSLLGHNFVGRLNSEEKEQVEKMSKSWVPPRKMLLTLKENNPLNLTTISQIYGACKRLRKSLRGSLTEMQHLLKKLDGDKYVHFERHEPGSEVIRDVFWAHPNAIKLFNTFPYVVIMDCTYKTNKYKIPLLEIVGLTSTDKTYSIAFCYIVNEGTDDYVWALECMKSLLADQAMLPKVIVTDRDLALLSAAKQSLPNTIHLLCLWHINKCVLAKCKLYVGTDDFAELVMGKWGEVVDAATVEEFEVQWMQLFNMCKDKYSNFTSYCSTTWLVHKEKFAKAWTNHVMHFGTTTSNRAEGAHASLKKMLRDCKGDLATSWDASHSLTCNRHTEILASFERSIHRIDHIFMFPFYTNIRGFVSNKCLQLIDDEHIRMKSYGGCDCLLRETHGLPCGCELAGYERIPYESIHPFWKRLSWEHVPEPVADTISNHICGMNHGDMQPEVEALTHYFSSLDTGGQSMVRRKLQAIYCPESSSLCTPEVQIRSKRTLKANERKPPKVKAIGSLTRDPSGFEHVDREIKEAKKASQPPKKKKRVKKSDTSYFMGHFPSFFHPYIHTVQNVEDDGNCGYRVIAALLGLPSGEEGWPCVREALIDELERHRGLYDEMWSRHVVNALHSRLTLPPGHPATEDKWMQLPEMGYLVATRFQVVFISISSQGCWSYLPLRGEGPPPVHRVIAVGHVINHFVQLHLTPGHSMPPIALQWERYVDPISVSWCVPYVTRLHRFTSELEAWFVTFGVPLSHQSYVDITTD